A single region of the Plantactinospora soyae genome encodes:
- a CDS encoding Pls/PosA family non-ribosomal peptide synthetase, translated as MTATPRVPPDADPVRPAPVPGQAARPRPGPVLTAEGVDNRVRWRPGERLHHLFEQRCDRFAAEGDPGHLAVDQGDCGRVAVDQRDPGRLVVDDGDGDGAMTFAELDARANRLGRLLLARGVAPGDRVGLLVDRSALAYLAMLAVSKIHAAYVPVDAGFPTDRIAFIVDDARVRTVIALSALADRLDGIVPTVIRIDGLPELDRYPADRICPDDLAPAPDDVAYLVYTSGTTGRPKGVAITQANICNFVRVAAESYGLRADDRVYQGMTIAFDFSVEEIWVPLVCGATLVPSTAPGALVGRDLAGFLVRHRVTALCCVPTLLATIEEELPELRFVLVSGEACPAHLVSRWHRPGRTLLNVYGPTETSVSATWARLDPDRPVTIGVPLPTYSVVILDPELRVLPRGATGEIGVAGVGLSPGYVNRPDLTARAFVPDRLGIADNPSGRIYRTGDLGRVNDDGELEYLGRIDSQVKVRGYRIELTEIESVLLRLPEVAQAAVTTYRPEFGVVELAAFYTRRAGAAALDHGRALAALRSRLPRYMVPAYLEELPALPTLPSDKVDRKRLPDPSGTRHRSATSDIVAPAGPTESALAELLAELLRVERVSVRDDFFTDLGADSLMMARYCTGVRERIRADVSIKDVYLNPTVRGLAEVVENGGSATPAEPPHPVLRVPSALAYYGCAALQVCFGLAYIAFFAVAAITGYTWISAGSGGLDLAVRSVGFGFAWFAVTALFPVAVKWSLVGRWRPGTFPIWGLRYLRFWVVKRVTRASPLVLFRGSPVYNLYLRALGVKVGPGVLLLSRSVPVCTDLITLGAGTVIGKDVSLLGYRAEAGWITTGPISVGRDAQVGEGSVLDIDTELGDGVQLGHVSSPRAGQVVPAGATWHGSPAVPGGAGNPVAAPRSCSRLRRLCYGTAQLLVRVLVDTQLIVVLVALAFAVDISTVPGSLLMFFGAIPLGLLLAVLVPRVANLFLVADRSYPLYGWHWMCFQVVSRFSNVRLFNVLFGDSSYIVGYLRLIGWRLRQVRQTGSNFGLGQKHDSPFLCEVRGGGLVSDGLSISNARFSSTSFALSRATINAENFLGNRIVYPAGARVGDDCLLATKVMVPLDGPVRSGVGLLGSPPFEIPRSVRRDARFDELKSGDEFRRRLSRKNRSNLATMGWYLLSRWLLFHLSILIVVHVEGLHDGAEPHVPTLAAGILLALLTMVGYAALLDWAALGFRRLRPLYCSIYDPRYWRHERYWKLGEVAFLGLFNGTPVKSLVWRLLGVRVGRRVFDDGCGIPERSLVEIGDYCTLGEGSVLHSHSLEDGAFKSDRIRLGRGCSVGAGALVHYGVELADGVVVAPDSFVMKGSTLAAGTVWRGNPAWPVAHLR; from the coding sequence GTGACCGCGACGCCCCGGGTGCCCCCGGACGCCGACCCGGTACGCCCCGCGCCCGTGCCGGGCCAGGCTGCCCGACCCCGTCCCGGACCGGTGTTGACCGCCGAGGGGGTGGACAACCGGGTCCGGTGGCGACCCGGTGAGCGGCTGCACCACCTGTTCGAGCAACGCTGCGACAGGTTCGCCGCCGAGGGCGACCCCGGACACCTGGCCGTCGACCAGGGCGACTGCGGGCGCGTGGCCGTCGACCAGCGCGACCCCGGCCGTCTGGTCGTCGACGACGGCGATGGCGACGGGGCGATGACGTTCGCCGAACTCGACGCCCGGGCCAACCGGCTCGGCCGCCTCCTGCTCGCGCGGGGCGTGGCTCCGGGAGACCGGGTCGGGCTGCTCGTCGACAGGTCCGCCCTCGCCTACCTGGCCATGCTCGCCGTTTCCAAGATCCACGCGGCGTACGTCCCGGTGGACGCCGGCTTTCCGACCGACCGGATCGCGTTCATCGTCGACGACGCGCGGGTCCGGACGGTCATCGCGCTCTCGGCGCTGGCCGACCGGCTGGACGGGATCGTTCCGACGGTGATCCGGATCGACGGTCTGCCGGAACTCGACCGGTACCCAGCGGACCGGATCTGCCCGGACGACCTCGCGCCGGCACCAGACGACGTGGCCTACCTCGTCTACACCTCGGGGACCACCGGCCGGCCCAAGGGCGTCGCCATCACCCAGGCGAACATCTGCAACTTCGTCCGGGTCGCCGCCGAGAGCTACGGCCTGCGCGCCGACGACCGTGTCTACCAGGGAATGACGATCGCCTTCGACTTCTCCGTCGAGGAGATCTGGGTGCCGTTGGTCTGCGGCGCCACGCTGGTACCGAGCACCGCGCCCGGGGCACTGGTCGGCCGGGACCTCGCCGGCTTCCTCGTCCGGCACCGGGTCACGGCGCTGTGTTGCGTACCGACGTTGTTGGCCACGATCGAGGAGGAACTGCCGGAACTCCGGTTCGTCCTCGTCTCCGGTGAGGCCTGCCCGGCCCACCTGGTCAGCCGCTGGCACCGGCCGGGAAGGACGTTGCTCAACGTCTACGGCCCGACCGAGACCTCGGTCAGCGCCACCTGGGCCCGGCTCGATCCCGACCGGCCCGTGACGATCGGGGTGCCCCTACCGACGTACTCGGTGGTGATTCTCGACCCGGAGTTGCGGGTCCTGCCCCGGGGAGCGACCGGGGAGATCGGGGTCGCCGGGGTCGGCCTCTCTCCGGGGTACGTCAACCGGCCCGACCTGACCGCCCGCGCCTTCGTTCCGGATCGGCTGGGCATCGCGGACAATCCCTCGGGGCGGATCTACCGCACCGGTGACCTCGGTCGGGTCAACGACGACGGCGAGTTGGAGTACCTGGGCCGGATCGACAGCCAGGTCAAGGTGCGCGGCTACCGGATCGAGCTGACCGAGATCGAGTCCGTGCTGCTGCGACTGCCGGAGGTGGCCCAGGCGGCGGTCACCACGTACCGGCCGGAGTTCGGCGTGGTGGAACTCGCCGCGTTCTACACCCGGCGTGCCGGAGCGGCGGCGCTGGACCATGGCCGGGCGCTGGCCGCGCTGCGGTCCCGGCTGCCCCGTTACATGGTCCCGGCGTACCTCGAGGAACTGCCGGCGCTGCCCACGCTGCCCAGCGACAAGGTCGACCGTAAGCGCCTGCCCGACCCGTCCGGGACGCGCCACCGCTCGGCGACATCGGACATCGTCGCCCCGGCCGGGCCCACGGAGTCGGCGCTGGCGGAACTCCTCGCCGAGCTGCTGCGGGTGGAGCGGGTCTCGGTGCGGGACGACTTCTTCACCGACCTGGGCGCCGACTCGCTGATGATGGCGCGGTACTGCACGGGGGTGCGGGAACGGATCCGCGCCGACGTCTCGATCAAGGACGTGTACCTGAATCCCACCGTCCGGGGCCTCGCCGAAGTGGTCGAGAACGGTGGCTCGGCGACGCCGGCCGAGCCGCCGCATCCGGTGCTGCGGGTGCCCAGCGCTCTCGCGTACTACGGCTGTGCGGCTCTCCAGGTCTGCTTCGGGCTGGCGTACATCGCGTTCTTCGCGGTGGCGGCGATCACCGGGTACACCTGGATCAGCGCCGGATCCGGCGGGCTCGACCTGGCCGTCCGCTCGGTGGGCTTCGGGTTCGCCTGGTTCGCGGTGACGGCGCTGTTTCCGGTGGCGGTGAAGTGGTCGCTGGTCGGCAGGTGGCGGCCCGGGACCTTTCCCATCTGGGGGCTGCGCTACCTGCGGTTCTGGGTCGTCAAGCGGGTCACCCGGGCCAGCCCGCTGGTGCTGTTCCGGGGATCGCCGGTCTACAACCTCTACCTCCGGGCGCTCGGCGTGAAGGTCGGGCCCGGGGTGCTGCTGCTGTCCCGGTCGGTCCCGGTCTGCACCGATCTCATCACGCTGGGCGCCGGCACCGTCATCGGAAAGGACGTGAGCCTTCTCGGGTACCGGGCGGAGGCCGGCTGGATCACCACCGGCCCGATCAGCGTCGGCCGCGATGCCCAGGTCGGCGAGGGCAGCGTGCTCGACATCGACACCGAGCTGGGCGACGGGGTGCAGTTGGGGCACGTCTCCTCGCCCCGCGCCGGCCAGGTCGTACCGGCCGGGGCGACCTGGCACGGCTCGCCGGCGGTGCCGGGTGGGGCCGGTAACCCGGTCGCCGCGCCCCGGTCCTGCTCGCGGCTGCGCCGGCTCTGCTACGGCACCGCCCAGCTGCTCGTCCGGGTGCTGGTCGACACCCAGCTGATCGTCGTCCTGGTGGCACTGGCCTTCGCGGTCGACATCAGTACGGTCCCGGGATCGCTGCTGATGTTCTTCGGCGCGATCCCGCTCGGCCTGCTGCTGGCGGTCCTCGTTCCCCGAGTGGCGAACCTGTTCCTGGTCGCCGACCGGTCGTACCCGCTCTACGGCTGGCACTGGATGTGCTTCCAGGTCGTCTCCCGGTTTAGCAACGTCCGGCTCTTCAACGTCCTGTTCGGAGACAGCTCCTACATCGTCGGCTACCTGCGCCTGATCGGCTGGCGGCTGCGCCAGGTGCGGCAGACGGGGTCGAACTTCGGGCTCGGGCAGAAGCACGACAGCCCGTTCCTCTGCGAGGTGCGGGGCGGGGGTCTCGTCTCCGACGGGCTCTCCATCTCCAACGCCCGGTTCTCCAGTACGTCGTTCGCGCTGTCCCGGGCGACGATCAACGCGGAGAACTTCCTCGGCAACCGGATCGTCTATCCCGCCGGGGCGAGGGTCGGGGACGACTGCCTGCTGGCGACCAAGGTGATGGTGCCGCTCGACGGCCCGGTCCGTTCCGGTGTGGGGCTGCTCGGCTCGCCACCGTTCGAGATCCCCCGCTCCGTACGCCGGGACGCCCGCTTCGACGAGCTGAAGAGCGGCGACGAGTTCCGGCGACGGCTGTCCCGGAAGAACCGTTCGAATCTGGCCACCATGGGCTGGTACCTGCTCTCCCGCTGGCTGCTGTTCCACCTCTCGATCCTGATCGTGGTGCACGTCGAGGGGTTGCACGACGGTGCCGAGCCGCACGTTCCCACGCTGGCCGCCGGGATCCTGCTGGCGCTGCTGACGATGGTCGGCTACGCCGCCCTGCTGGACTGGGCCGCCCTGGGGTTCCGCCGGCTCCGGCCGTTGTACTGCTCGATCTACGATCCGCGGTACTGGCGGCACGAGCGCTACTGGAAACTCGGCGAGGTCGCCTTCCTCGGGCTGTTCAACGGCACACCGGTCAAGTCGCTGGTCTGGCGGCTGCTCGGGGTGCGGGTCGGCCGTCGGGTCTTCGACGACGGCTGTGGGATCCCGGAGCGGAGCCTGGTCGAGATCGGTGACTACTGCACCTTGGGCGAGGGGTCGGTGCTGCACTCGCACTCGCTGGAGGACGGGGCGTTCAAGTCCGACCGGATCCGGCTCGGCCGGGGGTGTTCGGTCGGGGCCGGTGCCCTGGTGCACTACGGCGTCGAGTTGGCCGACGGGGTGGTGGTGGCGCCCGACTCGTTCGTGATGAAGGGCAGCACCCTGGCGGCCGGCACCGTCTGGCGGGGCAATCCGGCCTGGCCGGTCGCGCACCTGCGGTAG
- the ectB gene encoding diaminobutyrate--2-oxoglutarate transaminase, whose protein sequence is MTVRGAADQNDILIFERRESAVRSYCRRFDCVLDTAEGSVVRDVSGREYLDFIAGAGSLNYGHNDPDMRAALIAHLEHGGISHSLDLCTTAKSAFLTAFESLLLLPRGIDYRVQFTAPTGANAIEAALKLARKVTGRSNVIAFTNGFHGMSQGALAATGNRHHRIGPQNPLHGVTRMPYDGYQGDGVDTADLLARMLRDPSSGLDAPAAILLETVQGEGGLNVASPDWLVRVAELARNNGALLVVDDVQAGCGRTGTFFSFEPFGILPDLVVLSKSISGYGLPMALLLIRPEHDVWSPGEHNGTFRGNVHAFVTATVALTKFWAAPGFAADVTRRGELLARRLAAVADVVPGGIVKGRGMMRGVDVGSGALAARITRRCFAEGLMLETSGPYDEVVKVLAPLTTPDDVLDDGLDILLDATRAVLAEAARAVPAGSEVPGPSGLVNA, encoded by the coding sequence ATGACGGTACGCGGGGCGGCGGACCAGAACGACATCCTGATTTTCGAACGTCGCGAATCGGCGGTACGCAGTTACTGCCGTCGTTTCGACTGCGTCCTCGACACCGCGGAGGGAAGCGTGGTCCGGGACGTGTCCGGCCGAGAGTATCTCGACTTCATCGCCGGCGCGGGCTCGTTGAACTATGGACACAACGACCCGGACATGCGGGCCGCGCTGATCGCCCATCTCGAACACGGCGGGATCTCGCACAGCCTGGACCTGTGCACCACGGCCAAGAGCGCCTTCCTGACGGCCTTCGAGTCGCTCCTGCTGCTGCCGCGCGGGATCGACTACCGGGTCCAGTTCACCGCTCCGACCGGCGCCAACGCGATCGAGGCGGCACTCAAACTGGCCCGCAAGGTCACCGGCCGGTCCAATGTCATCGCGTTCACCAACGGCTTCCACGGGATGTCGCAGGGCGCGTTGGCGGCGACCGGGAACCGGCACCACCGGATCGGCCCGCAGAACCCGCTGCACGGCGTGACCCGGATGCCGTACGACGGCTACCAGGGCGACGGCGTCGACACCGCCGACCTGCTGGCCCGGATGCTGCGCGACCCGTCCAGCGGGCTCGACGCGCCCGCGGCCATTCTGCTGGAGACCGTGCAGGGGGAGGGCGGCCTCAACGTCGCCTCGCCGGACTGGCTGGTACGCGTCGCGGAACTGGCCCGGAACAACGGCGCCCTGCTCGTGGTCGACGACGTCCAGGCGGGCTGCGGACGGACCGGTACCTTCTTCAGCTTCGAGCCGTTCGGGATCCTGCCCGACCTCGTCGTACTGTCCAAGTCGATCTCCGGGTACGGCCTGCCGATGGCGCTGCTGCTGATCCGGCCCGAGCACGACGTCTGGTCGCCGGGGGAGCACAACGGCACCTTCCGGGGCAACGTCCACGCGTTCGTCACGGCCACGGTGGCGCTGACGAAGTTCTGGGCGGCCCCCGGGTTCGCCGCCGACGTCACTCGCCGGGGCGAACTGCTCGCCCGTCGCCTCGCCGCAGTGGCCGACGTCGTGCCGGGTGGCATCGTGAAGGGGCGCGGGATGATGCGTGGCGTCGACGTCGGCTCCGGTGCGCTCGCGGCGAGGATCACCCGACGCTGCTTCGCCGAGGGCCTGATGCTGGAGACCTCCGGCCCGTACGACGAGGTGGTCAAGGTACTCGCCCCGCTGACCACCCCCGACGACGTGCTCGATGACGGCCTGGACATTCTGCTGGACGCGACCCGGGCGGTGCTGGCGGAGGCCGCTCGAGCCGTTCCGGCGGGCTCGGAGGTACCCGGGCCGTCCGGTCTGGTGAACGCGTGA
- a CDS encoding DUF6351 family protein, with protein sequence MTVLRFLVQRWSAVNPTVRARRSARMGSSAASIGADGSARPRPAGRTLAGTLAAGLSTVLVLGVAVPATAAGSGPAGQRLDIEVLSSRPDQVSGGDALIRITFDRRTDPRSVRVTRDGTDVTRALRVDGDSLRGVVDGLRDGGNVLWATARHARTATLAVRNHPVSGPIFSGPRQYPFLCRTEQNGLGQPIVDNQDAEGMRVRGADGAVVGWSRDCAAPTVTDRLYRAGDGTFKPMPSDGSRPADLTTTTTLDGRTVDYVVRRERGTINRFVYSITVLEANWNRRVIYRFDGGVAIGHDQGRLPGGHLYHEGLSLGYAVLYSTGTRTATHYNMVLGGETALMLKEHFIEEYGVPSYTVGVGGSGGGIQQYLYGQNYGTRVLDAAIPQYSYPDMATQTIHVGDCELLEYYMDVTDGANPKWRNWENRTWLIGMNASATVPNPYLGGTPGSTECIEGWRGLTPLALNPLWSPGDPLWAQMDPPGVAQTVQWSHWGDLVNVYGTGPDGYARSTWDNVGVQYGLSALTAGRITPAEFLDLNARVGSWRPQPQMVQEGCPFTPSACADPAQFDPWSSRNMRLSPDGGGTPAPRTTGDRGAIRAAYDSGIVFTGDIDIPIIDWRHYLEEQLDMHNSHQSFASRQRMRDHDRNAGNQVIWFTDARPAEAFDQTPEALEVIDDWMANLRNRPWRGVQGNKPALAVDRCFSTAGTEIARGEHVWDGILDNRPDGACTSRFPLYGTSRTVAGGPIAGGVYACDRQSVPAAVARGLYGSWRPTGAERRRLEQIFPTGVCDYR encoded by the coding sequence ATGACTGTTCTCAGATTCCTCGTCCAGCGCTGGTCAGCCGTCAACCCAACCGTCCGGGCCCGCAGGTCGGCCCGGATGGGCAGTTCCGCCGCTTCGATCGGTGCCGACGGATCGGCCCGGCCCCGCCCCGCTGGCCGTACCCTCGCCGGAACCCTGGCCGCCGGCCTGAGCACCGTACTCGTCCTCGGCGTGGCGGTGCCGGCCACCGCCGCCGGTTCCGGCCCGGCGGGGCAGCGGCTCGACATCGAGGTGCTGTCCAGCCGGCCGGACCAGGTCAGCGGCGGCGACGCGCTGATCCGGATCACGTTCGACCGCCGGACCGATCCACGGTCGGTCCGGGTCACCCGTGACGGCACCGACGTCACCCGCGCGCTGAGGGTGGACGGCGACTCGCTGCGCGGCGTCGTCGACGGGCTCCGCGACGGTGGGAACGTGCTGTGGGCGACCGCCCGGCACGCCCGTACCGCGACCCTCGCGGTACGCAACCATCCGGTCTCCGGACCGATCTTCTCCGGTCCGCGGCAGTATCCGTTCCTCTGCCGTACCGAACAGAACGGCCTTGGGCAGCCCATCGTGGACAACCAGGACGCCGAGGGGATGCGGGTCCGGGGCGCCGACGGCGCAGTCGTCGGTTGGAGCCGGGACTGCGCCGCGCCGACCGTCACCGACCGGCTGTACCGGGCCGGCGACGGCACCTTCAAGCCGATGCCGTCGGACGGCAGCCGGCCGGCCGACCTCACCACCACGACGACGCTGGACGGCCGGACCGTCGACTACGTGGTACGGCGGGAGCGCGGCACGATCAACCGGTTCGTCTACTCGATCACGGTGCTGGAGGCCAACTGGAACCGGCGGGTGATCTACCGCTTCGACGGTGGGGTCGCGATCGGGCACGACCAGGGTCGGCTGCCCGGCGGACATCTCTACCACGAGGGCCTCTCGCTCGGGTACGCCGTCCTCTACTCCACCGGCACCCGCACCGCCACCCACTACAACATGGTGCTCGGCGGCGAGACGGCGCTGATGCTCAAGGAGCACTTCATCGAGGAGTACGGGGTGCCGTCGTACACGGTCGGGGTGGGCGGTTCCGGCGGCGGCATCCAGCAGTACCTCTACGGGCAGAACTACGGCACCCGGGTTCTCGACGCGGCGATTCCGCAGTACTCGTACCCGGACATGGCGACCCAGACGATCCACGTGGGCGACTGTGAGCTGCTGGAGTACTACATGGACGTCACCGACGGGGCGAACCCGAAGTGGCGGAACTGGGAGAACCGGACCTGGTTGATCGGCATGAACGCCAGTGCGACGGTGCCGAACCCGTACCTGGGGGGCACGCCGGGGTCGACCGAGTGCATCGAGGGCTGGCGTGGCCTGACCCCGCTCGCGCTGAACCCGCTCTGGTCGCCGGGTGACCCGCTCTGGGCCCAGATGGATCCGCCCGGCGTCGCGCAGACGGTGCAGTGGTCGCACTGGGGTGACCTGGTCAACGTCTACGGCACCGGCCCGGACGGGTACGCCCGGTCGACCTGGGACAACGTCGGCGTCCAGTACGGGCTGTCGGCGCTGACCGCCGGCCGGATCACCCCGGCCGAGTTCCTCGACCTGAACGCCCGGGTCGGCTCGTGGCGACCACAGCCGCAGATGGTGCAGGAGGGATGCCCGTTCACCCCGTCGGCCTGTGCCGACCCGGCGCAGTTCGACCCGTGGTCGTCCCGGAACATGCGGCTCTCGCCGGACGGTGGCGGTACCCCGGCGCCGCGTACGACCGGCGACCGCGGGGCGATCCGGGCCGCGTACGACTCGGGGATCGTCTTCACCGGCGACATCGACATCCCGATCATCGATTGGCGGCACTACCTCGAAGAGCAGCTCGACATGCACAACTCGCACCAGTCCTTCGCGTCCCGGCAGCGGATGCGTGACCACGACCGGAACGCCGGCAACCAGGTCATCTGGTTCACCGATGCCCGGCCGGCGGAGGCGTTCGACCAGACGCCGGAGGCGCTCGAGGTGATCGACGACTGGATGGCGAACCTGCGGAACCGGCCCTGGCGGGGGGTGCAGGGCAACAAGCCGGCGCTGGCCGTCGACCGCTGCTTCAGCACGGCCGGTACGGAGATCGCCCGGGGCGAGCACGTCTGGGACGGCATCCTCGACAACCGCCCCGATGGTGCGTGTACGTCCCGCTTCCCGCTCTACGGAACGTCGCGTACCGTCGCCGGTGGCCCGATCGCCGGTGGCGTCTACGCCTGTGACCGGCAGTCCGTGCCGGCGGCCGTCGCCCGGGGCCTGTACGGGTCCTGGCGACCCACCGGGGCCGAGCGGCGGCGCCTGGAACAGATCTTCCCCACCGGGGTCTGCGACTACCGCTGA
- a CDS encoding extracellular solute-binding protein — protein sequence MPDPYSRRSFLTGVLASGTATAGTIYLLPGGRPAPASKPPPDTRLRLATGQDPSGARTLLIDMWNRANPKTPISLIETPGGSRDERQVMRDLAAAGTVDIVNLDVIHIPEFAKKGLIAPIKLVNPGEIFEEIKFVNRVPDATDQYWAAPLNTDAGMLFDRQPEDDDALEGVSLSGTLAAVPEGSRQFVGQLNPVQSTSYEAFVVNVLEHALSADPTILNPNGTVSRDLGQWQEALAPLAIAIRQGKVLLSGNESESRQAFKGRRYMRNWPVQYRELQKQDDVDAKASRIRVSPLKAGILGGQSIALVARSPHPEVAKQFIDFMTDMPAQKILASYGLAPARFDVYDDVDFKVLAPHLDQLRTAVENTRPRPMNSNYSQFSDAVRVHTRALLIDRKPLTSEFIDQIQAALG from the coding sequence ATGCCTGATCCATACTCCAGACGATCATTTCTGACTGGCGTACTGGCCAGCGGGACGGCCACCGCGGGCACCATCTATCTGCTTCCAGGCGGTCGACCGGCCCCCGCCAGCAAACCACCTCCAGACACCCGGCTCCGCCTCGCCACCGGTCAAGACCCCAGCGGAGCCCGCACCCTCCTGATCGACATGTGGAACCGAGCCAATCCCAAGACGCCCATCAGCCTCATCGAAACGCCGGGTGGCTCGCGCGACGAGCGACAGGTCATGCGGGACCTCGCCGCAGCGGGAACGGTGGACATCGTCAACCTCGACGTGATCCATATACCGGAGTTCGCGAAAAAGGGGCTCATCGCTCCGATCAAACTGGTCAATCCCGGAGAGATCTTCGAAGAGATCAAGTTCGTCAACCGGGTGCCCGACGCGACCGACCAGTACTGGGCCGCACCGCTGAACACCGATGCCGGCATGCTCTTCGACCGCCAGCCGGAGGATGATGACGCGTTGGAGGGGGTGTCGTTATCGGGAACGCTCGCCGCTGTCCCGGAAGGCAGCCGGCAGTTCGTGGGTCAACTCAACCCGGTTCAGTCGACCTCGTACGAGGCATTCGTCGTCAACGTCCTCGAACATGCCCTGTCCGCCGACCCGACCATCCTCAACCCGAACGGCACGGTGTCGAGGGATCTGGGGCAGTGGCAGGAGGCGTTGGCTCCACTTGCGATCGCCATCCGGCAGGGGAAAGTACTGCTTTCCGGCAACGAGAGCGAGAGTCGGCAGGCCTTCAAGGGTCGGCGATACATGCGCAACTGGCCCGTGCAGTACCGTGAACTTCAGAAGCAGGACGACGTTGACGCGAAAGCGTCGCGAATCCGGGTCAGTCCGCTGAAGGCGGGCATTCTCGGCGGCCAGAGCATCGCCCTCGTCGCCAGGTCGCCCCACCCCGAGGTCGCGAAACAATTCATCGACTTCATGACCGACATGCCGGCGCAGAAGATCCTCGCCTCCTACGGGTTGGCGCCGGCTCGTTTCGACGTCTACGACGACGTCGACTTCAAGGTGCTCGCACCCCATCTCGATCAGCTTCGGACGGCGGTGGAGAATACGCGACCGCGACCGATGAACTCGAACTACTCCCAATTCTCCGATGCGGTCCGGGTCCACACCAGAGCACTGCTGATAGATCGCAAGCCGTTGACATCGGAGTTCATCGACCAGATACAGGCGGCGCTCGGCTGA